A single genomic interval of Lentimicrobium saccharophilum harbors:
- a CDS encoding lipopolysaccharide biosynthesis protein, which produces MSVDVKEHLKLSFIYTAVAAFAPVLQVIIQPVYEGSDMLGAVDFSQLAITELFTSLIFAVSLFSMGNAISRFYYDVEPDSPGYHRLVSGVFSSILFRGLILFALAWIFRDYIGQLFHQPQLQDFSKYGFACIVTGVGRAVNITAAALFRNEKKILSFVLVSMGLGVFRTGFQLAGLFFFEMSFIGYITGSAIGTGLVALAVLIYIYSKSGFRADRALMKEINRFAFPLTQYSVIVWALTYADRFMLERFPVDLGIYNTAVNFAAGIAIVLQGLQGANQPEVFRVMKEGISEKQDEIRQLSNILLMQSMIIVVFAILPTMLYLHLFYETDVRQAYGLVSLVFMRSLLRTQFIVFSYPAYYLKKTKIFLYLNSGAMVINLLLNYLLIPQFSYFGAIAAGLISDLVMVSGIFYYQKRIVDIKWSLRKTVLFPLIIILFTVVAEIVRVNAGFDPFITAVLITMLASSGLIYLYRNELNIFIRKRWKRS; this is translated from the coding sequence ATGAGTGTTGACGTAAAGGAGCACCTGAAACTTTCATTTATCTACACGGCAGTTGCCGCGTTTGCGCCTGTACTTCAGGTTATTATACAGCCTGTATATGAAGGGAGTGACATGCTTGGCGCTGTGGACTTCTCTCAATTGGCTATCACAGAGCTTTTTACCTCGCTGATATTTGCCGTTTCCCTTTTCTCGATGGGAAACGCCATTTCCAGGTTTTACTATGATGTAGAGCCGGATTCTCCGGGTTATCATCGTCTGGTTTCCGGTGTCTTCTCGTCAATCCTGTTCCGGGGACTTATATTATTCGCTCTTGCCTGGATCTTCAGGGACTACATCGGACAACTGTTTCATCAGCCTCAGTTGCAGGATTTCTCAAAATATGGTTTTGCATGTATCGTTACCGGGGTAGGAAGGGCTGTCAATATAACTGCTGCTGCTTTATTCAGGAATGAAAAGAAGATCCTTTCCTTCGTCCTGGTAAGCATGGGCCTGGGCGTTTTCCGCACCGGCTTTCAGTTGGCCGGGCTTTTCTTTTTTGAAATGTCTTTTATCGGTTATATCACCGGCAGCGCCATTGGTACCGGTCTGGTTGCATTGGCTGTGCTGATATATATTTACAGCAAATCGGGATTCCGCGCCGACAGGGCCCTGATGAAGGAGATAAACAGGTTTGCTTTCCCGCTTACGCAGTACAGTGTAATTGTATGGGCGCTTACATATGCCGACCGGTTTATGCTTGAACGCTTTCCCGTTGACCTGGGGATTTATAATACGGCTGTGAATTTTGCGGCAGGTATTGCCATTGTTTTACAGGGACTGCAGGGCGCCAACCAGCCTGAAGTGTTCAGGGTGATGAAGGAAGGAATTTCCGAAAAGCAGGATGAAATCCGTCAGCTTTCCAATATATTGCTGATGCAGAGTATGATCATCGTGGTATTTGCCATCCTGCCCACCATGCTGTACCTGCATCTTTTCTATGAAACAGATGTAAGGCAGGCATACGGACTGGTTTCACTCGTTTTTATGCGAAGCTTACTCCGGACCCAGTTTATTGTCTTTTCTTACCCGGCTTATTATCTGAAAAAGACAAAAATCTTTCTTTATCTGAATTCAGGCGCAATGGTTATCAACCTGTTGCTGAATTATCTGCTTATCCCGCAATTCTCTTACTTCGGGGCCATCGCTGCCGGCCTGATTTCCGATCTGGTGATGGTCTCAGGGATTTTTTATTATCAAAAGCGGATTGTGGATATCAAATGGAGTTTGCGGAAAACTGTGTTGTTCCCCCTGATAATCATACTTTTTACTGTGGTTGCAGAAATTGTAAGGGTCAATGCCGGGTTTGATCCGTTTATCACGGCTGTGCTGATTACCATGCTGGCATCGTCGGGTTTGATCTACCTTTACCGTAACGAATTGAATATTTTTATCCGGAAAAGATGGAAACGATCCTGA
- the rlmH gene encoding 23S rRNA (pseudouridine(1915)-N(3))-methyltransferase RlmH, translating into MRITLLQTGKTDASWLTTGTGEYTGRLSHYIRFDVIDIIPPKNFRQLNPQQLKDAEGKLMLRHFAGADQIVLLDEKGKSYSSEDFAAWIQKIMNAGTRHLMFVIGGAYGFSDEVYAAADALVSLSSMTFSHQMVRLFFTEQLYRAFTILKNEPYHNS; encoded by the coding sequence ATGCGCATCACCCTGCTTCAGACCGGAAAAACCGATGCTTCCTGGTTAACTACAGGAACCGGGGAATACACCGGAAGGCTGTCTCATTACATACGGTTTGATGTGATTGATATTATACCGCCAAAGAATTTCAGGCAACTGAATCCGCAACAACTGAAAGATGCTGAAGGTAAGCTGATGTTGAGGCATTTTGCCGGTGCCGACCAGATTGTTCTGCTGGATGAAAAGGGCAAATCCTATTCATCTGAAGATTTTGCAGCATGGATTCAGAAAATTATGAATGCAGGCACCCGCCACCTGATGTTTGTGATCGGGGGGGCCTATGGTTTCTCAGACGAAGTTTATGCGGCTGCAGACGCCCTGGTCTCCTTATCATCCATGACATTTTCTCACCAGATGGTACGTCTGTTTTTCACGGAACAGCTGTACCGGGCTTTCACCATACTGAAAAACGAGCCATACCACAACTCCTGA
- a CDS encoding non-canonical purine NTP diphosphatase: MKSLVFATNNRHKLEEVSSILSGKYHLVTLNGINCHEDIPETSDTIEGNALMKARYVVEQYGYDCFADDTGLEVEALDGRPGVFSARYAGEGCSYDDNVTKLLHELNGQTNRKARFKTVIALIMGGKVHLFEGVINGNIIHERRGTSGFGYDPVFIPHGYDQTFAEMPPELKNTISHRALAVNKLAEFLK, encoded by the coding sequence ATGAAATCACTGGTCTTTGCTACCAACAACCGCCATAAACTTGAAGAGGTCAGTTCCATCCTCAGCGGCAAATATCATCTTGTAACCCTGAACGGCATCAACTGCCATGAAGATATCCCCGAAACCAGCGATACCATTGAAGGCAATGCCCTGATGAAAGCCAGATACGTGGTAGAACAATACGGTTACGATTGCTTTGCGGACGATACCGGGCTTGAGGTGGAAGCGCTCGACGGCCGGCCGGGAGTGTTCTCGGCCCGTTACGCAGGCGAAGGGTGCAGTTATGACGATAATGTCACCAAATTGCTGCACGAGTTAAACGGACAAACCAACCGGAAAGCCCGCTTTAAAACGGTTATTGCGCTGATCATGGGAGGAAAAGTGCATTTGTTTGAAGGAGTGATCAACGGAAATATCATTCATGAAAGAAGGGGCACTTCCGGATTCGGCTATGATCCTGTTTTTATCCCTCACGGATACGATCAAACCTTTGCGGAAATGCCCCCTGAACTGAAGAATACGATCAGCCACCGGGCTTTGGCAGTAAATAAGCTGGCAGAATTTCTTAAATAA
- a CDS encoding T9SS type B sorting domain-containing protein, whose product MNRLGAVLFSTNDLHESWDGTFKGKKCPQGVYYVCVQFDCCNDPGQFTPEIVYGSVTLHRKL is encoded by the coding sequence ATAAATCGTTTAGGCGCCGTGCTTTTTTCAACCAATGACTTGCATGAAAGCTGGGATGGTACATTTAAAGGAAAAAAGTGTCCTCAGGGCGTTTATTATGTATGTGTTCAGTTTGACTGCTGCAATGATCCTGGGCAGTTTACTCCTGAAATTGTTTACGGATCGGTTACTTTGCACAGAAAACTATAA
- a CDS encoding outer membrane protein assembly factor BamB family protein, with translation MKKHFLLPIALYAGLISAKAQDDMPLVWESRMDHKIVHTGTGTEERGFSYAASDKEITVFDNKTGKPKWNKKFKELAPKLSKIDDLIPFWESDVIFLFDRKMGKDVLAVVEMESGNFLWSTDKYQDVDEENVVYIPEEQSFAISLKKELVFIRARTGEERWSTTKFKGVVGKYAITTDGYMVMVNFVPSSLGALFTGFKNQIAKINIRNGDIIWENTYIGRAERKVISREFLYDLFIDGDKVMLMMNGYQVYDLKTGASLWSAAFDYTPDGLGKRPANAKKFGVYGAVADPVRVGDDLYVLDMSNRRSQYIKKYDANSGKLLWTSPEIKEARAIPNMYIMGDKIVLQIGGNVEAQAYIYRRTQNADGSVSVYEEWKIWYPNVKPNGVQAFNTSDGSLVWDSERFRKGITNMIEAGGNVIVSSGKALYSMDINTGKELYEVPVAKGGVGNAQMIFPYKDMVAVIGEKGVSTFKMSNGDLVANGKYKTSLLEDRFDNIVIMKTEGADIAAFDLNTCKYLEFKARKGATTSLTTEGEYVYVYENKTVSKVRTGK, from the coding sequence ATGAAAAAACACTTTCTGTTACCGATTGCTTTATATGCAGGATTAATTTCGGCAAAAGCCCAGGACGACATGCCGCTGGTATGGGAATCGCGCATGGATCACAAGATTGTTCATACAGGTACCGGAACCGAGGAGCGTGGTTTCAGCTATGCTGCCTCCGACAAGGAGATTACAGTTTTTGACAACAAAACCGGGAAACCTAAATGGAATAAAAAATTCAAAGAACTTGCCCCGAAACTGAGCAAAATTGATGACCTTATCCCTTTCTGGGAGTCTGATGTCATCTTTCTTTTTGACCGTAAAATGGGAAAAGATGTGCTGGCTGTTGTAGAGATGGAAAGTGGTAATTTTCTGTGGTCAACAGATAAATACCAGGATGTTGATGAAGAGAATGTAGTGTACATTCCGGAGGAACAAAGCTTTGCAATTTCTCTCAAGAAGGAACTTGTATTTATCCGGGCAAGGACAGGAGAGGAGCGGTGGTCGACCACAAAGTTCAAAGGTGTGGTGGGCAAGTATGCCATTACGACTGACGGATATATGGTAATGGTCAACTTTGTGCCGAGCTCACTGGGCGCCCTGTTCACGGGATTTAAAAATCAGATAGCGAAAATCAATATCCGGAATGGTGATATCATTTGGGAGAATACTTATATTGGAAGGGCTGAGCGAAAGGTAATATCCCGTGAGTTTTTATATGATCTTTTTATTGACGGGGATAAAGTAATGCTTATGATGAACGGTTATCAGGTGTATGACTTGAAAACCGGTGCCAGCTTATGGTCTGCGGCATTCGATTACACCCCTGACGGATTGGGCAAACGGCCGGCAAATGCCAAAAAATTTGGCGTTTATGGTGCGGTGGCTGATCCGGTGAGGGTTGGCGATGACCTTTATGTGCTGGATATGTCGAACCGGAGGAGTCAATATATTAAGAAGTATGACGCCAACTCAGGTAAACTGTTGTGGACCTCTCCTGAAATTAAAGAAGCGCGGGCAATTCCGAATATGTATATCATGGGAGATAAAATAGTACTTCAGATTGGCGGAAATGTTGAAGCTCAGGCTTATATTTACCGGAGGACACAGAACGCCGATGGCTCTGTTTCGGTTTATGAAGAATGGAAGATCTGGTATCCCAATGTTAAACCCAACGGGGTTCAGGCATTCAACACCAGCGACGGTTCGCTGGTGTGGGATTCCGAGCGGTTCCGCAAAGGCATCACCAACATGATAGAAGCAGGCGGCAATGTGATCGTTTCAAGCGGAAAAGCTTTGTATTCAATGGATATCAATACCGGCAAGGAGTTGTACGAGGTTCCTGTGGCTAAAGGCGGTGTCGGCAACGCCCAGATGATTTTCCCGTATAAAGATATGGTGGCCGTAATCGGCGAAAAAGGAGTGTCAACCTTCAAAATGAGCAATGGCGACCTGGTGGCAAACGGAAAATATAAAACATCCCTGCTCGAAGACCGGTTCGACAACATTGTGATTATGAAGACCGAAGGTGCCGATATTGCCGCATTTGATCTGAATACATGTAAGTACCTTGAGTTTAAGGCACGCAAGGGAGCAACCACTTCGCTCACAACCGAAGGTGAATATGTTTATGTATATGAGAATAAAACGGTCAGCAAAGTGCGAACCGGTAAGTAA
- the rnk gene encoding nucleoside diphosphate kinase regulator, producing MKEIIISSLDMARLRGHIAKARSGGINAPINLNPLQAELDRAKILPPEKMPPDVVTMHSIVKLDYLNSDKSMQIQIVYPHEADSRQQKISVFAPVATALLGYRKGDTVKWKVPTGEAELRISEIIYQPEASGDMEL from the coding sequence ATGAAGGAAATCATCATCAGTTCACTTGACATGGCGCGTCTGCGCGGCCATATTGCCAAAGCAAGAAGCGGCGGCATCAATGCTCCCATCAATCTGAATCCCCTGCAGGCCGAACTCGACAGGGCCAAAATACTGCCACCCGAAAAAATGCCTCCGGATGTAGTTACCATGCATTCTATCGTAAAACTCGATTACCTGAACAGTGACAAATCCATGCAGATACAGATCGTTTACCCGCATGAAGCAGACTCCAGGCAGCAGAAAATTTCTGTATTCGCGCCTGTTGCAACGGCCCTGCTCGGATATCGCAAGGGGGATACCGTTAAATGGAAAGTTCCAACAGGAGAGGCCGAGTTGAGGATATCGGAAATTATTTATCAGCCTGAAGCTTCAGGTGATATGGAATTATAA
- a CDS encoding DUF4783 domain-containing protein has protein sequence MLLLPALVPAQDVIAKVAASIRTANARELSNHFNATIDLSVPGTEGTFSKAQSEIIMRNFFTKYPPASYTQSHQGQSKDGSQYAIGMYKSGNAVFRAYYLIKTVNGKPAIHQLKFENEE, from the coding sequence ATGTTGCTTCTTCCGGCTTTAGTACCGGCTCAGGATGTGATTGCCAAAGTGGCTGCATCCATTCGTACGGCCAATGCCAGGGAGCTGAGCAATCATTTCAATGCAACCATCGATCTGAGTGTGCCGGGCACCGAAGGGACATTCAGTAAAGCGCAATCAGAAATTATCATGCGGAATTTTTTCACAAAGTATCCGCCTGCCTCTTACACGCAAAGCCATCAGGGTCAGTCAAAAGACGGCTCTCAGTATGCTATCGGCATGTATAAATCCGGAAACGCCGTATTCAGAGCCTATTACCTGATTAAAACGGTGAACGGAAAACCCGCCATTCATCAGCTGAAGTTTGAAAACGAAGAATAA
- the nadC gene encoding carboxylating nicotinate-nucleotide diphosphorylase produces MLTIDEIIANALIEDVGDGDHTSLSTIPEDATGKAKLLVKQEGILSGMDIAARVFLLVDPRIVMHPLMKDGDAIQPGDIAFTVEGPSASILKAERLVLNFMQRMSGIATTTSQYVRQLEGLNTRVLDTRKTTPLMRAIEKMAVKHGGGHNHRFGLYDMIMIKDNHVDFAGGIAKAIHAAKKYLEKNGRDLQIEVEVRNFDELRQVLDTGGVNRIMLDNFSPENLRKAVEMIAGKYETEASGGITLETIRQHAETGVDFVSVGALTHQIKSLDLSLKAC; encoded by the coding sequence ATGCTGACCATTGATGAGATTATTGCCAATGCCCTGATCGAAGATGTAGGTGATGGCGACCATACTTCATTATCGACAATTCCTGAAGATGCTACCGGCAAGGCTAAGTTGCTGGTAAAACAGGAGGGCATACTATCGGGTATGGATATTGCCGCCCGGGTTTTTTTACTGGTGGATCCGCGTATCGTCATGCATCCTCTCATGAAGGATGGTGATGCCATTCAGCCCGGTGATATCGCTTTTACTGTTGAAGGGCCCTCTGCATCCATTCTTAAGGCTGAGCGGCTGGTGCTGAATTTTATGCAGCGTATGAGCGGGATTGCCACCACAACATCACAATATGTCAGGCAACTGGAGGGGCTTAACACACGTGTACTTGATACCCGCAAAACCACCCCCCTGATGCGTGCAATCGAGAAAATGGCCGTGAAGCACGGAGGCGGGCACAATCACCGGTTCGGCTTGTATGATATGATTATGATCAAAGACAATCATGTGGATTTTGCCGGCGGTATTGCCAAAGCCATTCATGCAGCAAAAAAATACCTGGAGAAAAACGGTAGAGACCTGCAGATCGAGGTCGAGGTGAGAAACTTTGATGAATTGAGACAGGTTCTTGATACGGGCGGGGTCAACCGGATTATGCTGGATAATTTCAGCCCCGAAAACCTCAGGAAAGCGGTTGAAATGATCGCAGGAAAATATGAAACAGAGGCTTCCGGAGGGATTACCCTGGAAACCATCAGGCAACATGCCGAAACCGGGGTAGATTTTGTTTCTGTGGGAGCGCTTACGCATCAGATAAAGAGCCTTGACCTGAGCCTGAAGGCCTGTTAA
- a CDS encoding YihY/virulence factor BrkB family protein, with product MKKLAERITGYSLSVYNRVLRSRQVRKLLIWSKRLVLPGFDGVPLYYVAEFFVKGIQKGAITNRAAALSFNFFLAIFPALLFFFSLIPYIPIDNFQDSLLSLLSEFIPEKVWATVEDTIFDIVKRPQGGVLSIGFLMAMYFSTNSVTSLMEAFNQTYHSIETRSAMRQRLVAIGLVFLLSVLVIIAIALITFGPMVLKWLESHGLLTDKVGIFMLSAGKWIITLALLFFAFSFLFYFAPSRKLRFRFISAGSTITTLLFIAASVGFNYYVNNFAKYNTLYGSIGTLIIFMLWIYFNAIIILLGFELNASISVAGKNKKSL from the coding sequence ATGAAAAAACTAGCCGAACGCATCACCGGTTATTCTCTGAGTGTCTACAACAGGGTGTTGCGCAGCCGGCAGGTCAGGAAGCTGCTGATCTGGTCCAAGCGCCTGGTATTACCCGGATTTGACGGAGTTCCACTTTATTATGTTGCAGAGTTTTTTGTAAAGGGCATACAGAAGGGAGCCATTACCAACCGGGCGGCTGCACTTTCGTTTAATTTCTTTCTTGCAATTTTTCCGGCCTTACTGTTTTTTTTCTCACTGATTCCATACATTCCCATTGACAATTTCCAGGACAGCCTTTTGAGCCTGCTCAGCGAATTTATCCCTGAAAAGGTATGGGCAACCGTTGAAGACACCATTTTTGATATTGTGAAACGGCCGCAGGGAGGAGTGCTCTCCATAGGTTTCCTGATGGCCATGTACTTCTCCACCAACAGCGTAACCAGCCTGATGGAGGCTTTCAATCAGACTTACCATTCCATAGAAACACGTTCGGCCATGCGCCAGCGGCTGGTTGCCATCGGTCTGGTATTCCTGTTGTCGGTCCTTGTCATCATCGCCATTGCTCTGATTACATTCGGTCCGATGGTGCTGAAATGGCTTGAATCGCATGGCCTGCTTACCGATAAGGTTGGGATTTTCATGCTATCGGCAGGGAAATGGATTATCACACTTGCCCTGCTCTTTTTTGCCTTTTCGTTTCTTTTTTATTTTGCCCCCAGCCGGAAACTAAGGTTCCGGTTTATTTCCGCAGGCTCCACCATTACCACCCTGCTTTTTATTGCTGCTTCTGTCGGTTTTAACTATTATGTGAATAATTTCGCAAAATACAATACCCTTTACGGCTCGATCGGAACTTTGATCATTTTTATGCTTTGGATATATTTTAATGCAATCATCATATTGCTTGGCTTTGAGTTGAATGCAAGTATTTCGGTGGCCGGAAAGAACAAAAAATCATTGTAA
- a CDS encoding T9SS type A sorting domain-containing protein, whose product MRLSNCITCVLLALNALSFAQTDSISTNIYQYNGNLGIGTAFPGSKFTLVTDEVVSYPQYGIMSIRNNHYATYDGFSASDIHYVGSLINGRRSRGTVDFPQDVVTGDRLTGIVSSMFYNNEFRFNSSILFYAGRGLDYGSYPSYIVFNTTDRYETVSSERMRLAENGFLGLGTGDPAARLQIADGDIYLEDINRGIIMKSPDGQCWKGVMSNEGNLVFSAVNCPEYVPVDSEITVKNNTETVVFPNPAGDVLNVSLNDAFNGVVHYTIQDTGGRICLSSTAGPGNFVIDLTRLAPGSYLLRIRNPFGDLISSRKFIRQ is encoded by the coding sequence ATGAGATTAAGTAATTGTATTACCTGTGTTTTACTCGCGCTGAATGCGCTGTCCTTCGCTCAGACGGACTCGATTTCAACCAATATTTATCAGTATAACGGGAATCTCGGGATCGGAACTGCTTTCCCTGGTTCAAAGTTTACGCTGGTTACTGACGAGGTTGTGTCATATCCTCAGTATGGGATCATGAGTATAAGGAATAATCATTATGCGACCTATGACGGGTTTTCTGCAAGCGATATTCATTATGTAGGAAGCCTGATTAATGGCAGGCGGTCGCGCGGAACGGTTGATTTTCCTCAGGATGTTGTCACAGGTGACCGGTTGACAGGAATCGTTTCATCCATGTTTTACAACAACGAGTTCAGATTTAATTCGAGTATTTTGTTTTACGCAGGCAGGGGACTTGATTATGGAAGTTATCCGTCGTACATCGTTTTCAATACTACAGACCGTTATGAAACGGTAAGTTCCGAGCGAATGAGGCTTGCTGAAAACGGATTTTTGGGATTAGGAACCGGAGATCCTGCTGCCAGACTTCAGATTGCAGATGGGGATATTTATCTTGAAGATATTAACAGGGGTATAATCATGAAATCACCGGATGGACAATGCTGGAAAGGAGTGATGAGTAATGAGGGCAACCTGGTTTTTTCTGCAGTTAATTGTCCGGAATATGTACCTGTCGATTCGGAAATCACCGTTAAAAATAATACTGAAACGGTTGTTTTTCCAAATCCGGCCGGAGATGTGTTGAATGTTTCATTAAATGATGCCTTTAATGGCGTAGTTCATTATACAATACAGGATACCGGTGGCAGGATTTGTCTTTCTTCGACCGCCGGGCCGGGTAATTTTGTTATCGACCTGACCCGGCTTGCTCCAGGATCATATTTACTCAGGATAAGAAACCCATTCGGTGATTTAATTTCATCAAGAAAGTTCATCAGACAATGA